ATCGCTGAATAAATGCTTGTTGTGCCGAAGGGACATTTTCTTTTATACCAAGCCAAGTATTTAAAGGCAGCGCTTGTAGGCCACGACCAAATGAGTAGCTTAATTCCCACGGTGCGTTGTTATTTTGACCAAATAGTGCAATTTCATTCATATTTAAAGTAGCTTCATCATCTGGTTGTCCTCCCGAGAGAAAAACGATTCCAGGTACAGATGAAGGAACGGATTTTTCGAAAGCTTCTACTGTTCTGGAGGCGACTTCGGTAGCAGGAGCTCGATTAGAGGAGCTTGATCCGGAGGTAACCATGTTGGGCTTGAGAAGCGTACCTTCTAGCGACACTTTGTAAAGATCCAGCATTTCGTAGACCTTTGTTAGGGTTTTGATGGTGATATTTTGATCAACCTCGATAGTGTGATCTCCATCAATCAGAACCTCTGGTTCAACAATAGGTACCAACCCCGCTTCTTGACTCAGAGAAGCATACCTAGCTAGGCCATGGGCGTTGGCTTCGATACAGGTGTCTGAAGGGATTCCATTACCTATCGTTATTACGGCGCGCCATTTAGCAAAGCGTGCGCCTATTCGATAATACTCTTCTAGTCGACCTCGGAGGCCATCAAGGCCTTCAGTAACTAGTTCACCCTGGAATCCTGCTAATGGCATTGCTCCAGTGTCGACTTTAATGCCCGGTATGATACCTTTGCTTTGGAGTACATCTACCAGTGCC
The sequence above is drawn from the Dehalococcoidia bacterium genome and encodes:
- a CDS encoding fructose-bisphosphate aldolase class I, which encodes MADINALSQIAGSLVAPSKGILAADESSGTIKRRFDSIGVDSTETNRRDYREMLFRAEGIENYISGIILYDETLRQSGADGTALVDVLQSKGIIPGIKVDTGAMPLAGFQGELVTEGLDGLRGRLEEYYRIGARFAKWRAVITIGNGIPSDTCIEANAHGLARYASLSQEAGLVPIVEPEVLIDGDHTIEVDQNITIKTLTKVYEMLDLYKVSLEGTLLKPNMVTSGSSSSNRAPATEVASRTVEAFEKSVPSSVPGIVFLSGGQPDDEATLNMNEIALFGQNNNAPWELSYSFGRGLQALPLNTWLGIKENVPSAQQAFIQRCILTSAARQGKYSAQMEDELTRAN